ACATCTGTAGGCAGATCAATCGTCTGAGCCTGTTCAACATTTTCCACCAAAATCACCGCCCCTTCGGGCAGTTGCCCCATGGTGCCGATGACTTCGGGGTGCCCTTTGTGACCGATCAGGATCACAGGGTGTTCCTTACTATGATGAAATTCTGCTGCACGATGGACCCGGCTGACCAGCGGACAGGTCGCATCCACATAAGTCATATCGCGACGTTCAGCCTCGGCCGGAACAGATTTTGCCACCCCATGGGCAGAAAAAACCACCGGCACATCGTCAGGAACGTCGTCCAGTTCTTCGACAAAGACCGCGCCTTTATCGCGCAAGCTATCCACAACAAATTTATTATGAACAATTTCATGGCGGACATAGACAGGCTTGCCGAATTTTTCCAGCGCGCGTTCTACAATATTGATTGCCCGATCCACCCCGGCACAAAAACCGCGTGGACCCGCAAGTAATATGGTCAAAGAAGGTTTCATGCCCCCAATATAGAAAGCGAAAACAAAGAGTAAAGCCAATCCTGAAATTTCATGTTAGAATTTTTCCATGACACGACTATTTGCCATATTTATCTGCATGTTACTGACCTCGCCTGTTTTTGCCGCCAAGCCCAGTGGATTAAGCAAACCACAAGCCCAGCCGGAACTGTACAGGCTGAAGAATCCTGTACAACAAGTACAGGAACTGCTCAAGTCCCAAGGATTTTACCAAGGTAAAACTGATGGGTTGATGGGGGCTGACCTGAAACAGGCCATCCGGCTTTATCAAAAAAAGCACGGGCTGAAACAAACCGGTAAAATCAGTGATGATCTGATTAAACATATGGCCAATATCGGTCGGGTTCAGGCGTTGATCAAAAAACTGGACCCCATTCGCACCAATCGTCAGCAGCAAGCCCGCCAGGCCCTCCTTTCTGACCCGCGCACACGCCAATTGCTGGATCAAAAAGAAAAAGAAACGGCAGACCCAACCCGAGATGCCAGCACCTGCTTTCAGGCCCCCACGGCACGTTGCCTGATACACGAAGCCGTTGAAAGTTCCCGCGCTGTCTTTGAAGATGATATGCGCGACTGGGCCTTGGGTGAAATTTTGGCGGCACAAGTGCGGGTCGGTCTGGAAAATGACGCCATGAAAACAGCAGCGCGTATTAAAGATAGCCGACTGGTCATTGCCGCACTGACAACAATTGCCAAGACCCATGTGCGCGAAGGTCAATTGGAAGAAGCCCGTTCCGCCCTAAGCTTAATCCCCGTCATGGAACGCCGCCTGTCTGTTTTACTGGACATTGCCTCTTATTACCAAAGCCGGAACCAGACAAAGCTGTTGCGTCATACCGTCACTAAAATTTTAGCCGGGGCACAATCTCTTGACCATATTGAAAACAGTCTGACTATCCAGATTCAAGCGATTGAACTGTTGGCCCTGATTGATAAAAAACGCGCCCTTGAAATGCTTGATAAGATGACACTTCAGGCCGAGGCTTCCGCAAAAAATGGATCAAAATTCACCTTAATCCGACAAATCGCCAATGCCATGGCCCATATCGGTTATCCAGAATGGGCGTTAAAAACAATTGGAAAAATGCCCGATGACGAAACCCGCATTCCCATATTGATGGCAGCTGCCCGTGCCTTTTTAAAAGCAAAACGGTTCAAGGCAGCCCATAACACGATTGAACGTATTTCTTCAAAACGTTATCGCAGCGTTATCCTGTCTGATATGGCGCAAGCACTTTGGCAACACCAACAAAACGGCAAAGCCTTTGACATACTGGATGAAGCCCTGATTATCGCCAAGGCGACCCCCTTACCTTTTGCCCGCAACTTTGCCCTATCCCATGTGGCCCAAAGCTATATGATCATTGCCAAAGAAACACAAAAGCAAGCCCACGGGGATCTGGCCTATCATACCTTATCCCTGATCAGTGATGAACGGATCAAGGCCCGTGGTCTATGGAATTTGGCCTATGCAGCCTCACATCAGCAGCTCAAGCTCAGCACCCAAAACCTTGATAAAAATGCCCATCAAACTCTTAATAACATTAAAAGCAAGTTCTCACGGGCTTGGTTGATCGGTGATCTGGTGGCGTTACACCAAAATTCAGGAGATCACAAACAAGCCAGAAAAGCTTTTGAAATCGGTATGGCAACAATCAAAACACTGACCAATCCGTGGGCACGCTCACGGGTACTGGCAAAATTTGGCGCCCTGGCCCATCGCCTGGATTGATTACGCCTGCAATTATCGCTATGGTGCCCGTCAAGATATAGCAAATCCCGAGTAATTTTGATTAAAAATTACAACGACGTATTTGCGTAAAATCAAAGAGCTATAGCTAAACTAATGGATCAATGTTAAGTCATTTAGCTATAGCTGATCTCGTGGAGTCGACAATGAAACTTGTAAAATTTACCCTGGCGGCCACAGTCTTAAGCCTTGGCCTAAGTGCATGTAGTAGCGTTGATTCCCTGAAAGTCTGGCGTGCGAAAAAGCCGGAACCCTGTCCACGGGTCACGGTTTTGAAAAATGCCTCAGAACTCACGAAGTTTAAGCAGGGTCCGGGGCGCGACCTGATCGACGTGCTGTTTGAAGCCAAAGTCAGTAACGTTTTGAGTGCTTGTAAATATAATGTCGATTATGAGACCCGCGCCGGCATAATCTCTGCCCAAATCGCCCCGGTCATTAATGCCAAACGCGGTCCGGCAAACCAAACCCGTTCTGCTGAGGTTGAGTACTTTATCGCTGTGATCGGACAGGATCGTAAAATCCTGCAAAAAAATACCTTCCCGCTGAAACTGGCCTTTCCCGGCAACTTAACCCAAAACGAAGTCCGCGATGAACCGGTTGATCTTTCCATTGTCACAGATGGATCAACCGATGGCACAGATTATGAAATCTACGTCGGCTTCCAGCTTAGCCGGGAAGAAATGGCCTATAATGAACGGATGTTAAGACGCTAGAGCGTGCCTTAAACATCCCCGGTACGCACACGACTGACAAAAGCACTGACCCGTTCACGCAGGAATTCAGCCTGTTGTGACAGATCATCAGAAGAAGTTTCAATCTGCCCAGCCGCAGCCCCTGTTTCCTCGGTCGCCTGTTCAACCACGCTGATATTGTCATTCACACGCCCTGTCCCATGGGAAGCATGTTCAACATTTCGCGCGATCTCCCCTGTGGCAGCGGATTGTTCCTGCACCGCAGCCGCCACACTGGCAGATATATCATTCATTTCCTGAATCACATTTGAAATGGAGCCAATGGCCTCTACCGCCTTTGTCGTGCCATTTTGAACAAATGCAATTTGACGCGAAATTTCCTCAGTTGCACGACTGGTTTGATTTGCCAGATTTTTAACCTCGCTGGCAACAACCGCAAACCCTTTACCAGCCTCCCCGGCACGCGCAGATTCAATCGTTGCGTTAAGGGCCAACATGTTGGTTTGTTCGGCGATATCGTTAATAAGTTTCACAACTTTGCCAATTTCACCCACATTATTGGATAATTCTTCAATAGTATGGGTTGTATCTTCGGCCACATGAACCGCACGTTCAGAAACCGCTGTAGAGGCTTCCACCTGTGTACTAATTTCATTGATGGACCCTGAGAGTTCTTCTGTCGCACTGGCTACAGTTTGCACATTTGTTGATGCATCTTCAGCAGCAACGGCGACTTCACGCGCTTTCTGATTGGTATTTTGTGCCGTGCTTGCCATCTGACTGGAAGCAGCCTGAAGCTCGGTTGCCGCAGAAGAAACACTTTGAACAACACCACCCACGTCACTTTCAAATGTATCAGCCAGATCGTTCAAAGCAGCACGTTGACGTTCATCGGCCAGTTTTTTGGCATTTTCCTGTTCAAGGCGCAAACGTTGTGTTTCTTGCATATTATCTCGGAAAACTTCCAATGCACGGGCAAGATCACCAATTTCATTTTTCAGCCCCTTGTCACTGACATCAATATCTGTCTGGCCTTCTTCCAGACGTTTCAGGTTGCCAATATTCTTGGCCAGCCCACTGATAATCTGACGGGCAATGAATAACCCAAGCAATACTGTCGCAATAACGGCAATTAAGGCCCCAATCATCAGGTTTGCATTCATGGCACGGCGTGCAGCTTCTGCTTTTTCCAGTGCCTTTTCTGCTTCCAGATCAGCTTTTTCTGTAAAATCAGCCAGTTCTTTCACTGCCTTTTCAACCGTTACCAAAAAACTGTCACGAATACCGGTTAACTGGTCCTTGGTATCAGCATAGGTCTTCAGCTCTTTGACATAAGCTGTCAGATAGCGATCCAGTTCATTTTTGGCATTATCCAGAAAAGATGCTGTTTTTAAAATCTCGCGAAATTCAACAGCGCGTTTATCCACACGACCCAAATATTTATTACGGTTGCCACGAATGATATAATCCTTTTCATGACGGCGCATCATCAACATTTTAATGGTCAAGGCATCAGCGGCAATTTCCGCACTGCCAATGGAAATGGCCTTAATCTCTTTTAATTTGGTCTCAATCGTATGAACGGATTTGCGCAACTTGCCGCGCTGGCCTTCTTTTTCAGAATAGCCCATCACCTGCAAGGCACCGACCAGCTCCTGAAAACTCTTATTAATTTGTGCCAACTGGCCTTGCAAACTGCGCACCACGCTCGAACCGGTAGACATTTTCTCCAACCGGGCCAGCTCTTTATCAAGTTGAGCACTGAACCCGACAAACTGGGCTGATAGCTCATCACTGGGTTTATTCGTAAAGTCTTTTTGCACAGGGACCATTTTCAACAAGATGATATCAGCCTTGGCGGCAGAAGAATTCATCTTTTGAACCGATGCCATATGGGCCTCGATATTCGATAAATTATTGCTCTGAATAGAATAATAAATTGCGAGACCTAAAAATGAGACCATCGAAATTGCGATGATGATCAAAATTTGGCTACGAATTCCCAGATTACGAATCATTGGTACACCTTGAATTTCATTCAAATAAGACCTACGATATTAATGTCTTATGACTATAACTTGTAGTTTCCTAAAATGACCCTATTCCCTCACTTTCAGGCTCGCAATAGTACTTTTGTTACAGTTTTATGACAATAAGGTTACCCATTTATAGTCATTTTATTTATCTTCCTATCATGGTGAAACTGCAGTCTCTTTTTTCATTTCTTATGAGAGAGGATAGGGCACTGAGATAAGAATGATCAGCATTCTTAATATCCACCTTTTCTTTTTCACGTAAATTCCCTGATTGACCCTCCCCCACCCCGTCTGTACAATAACGCCACATCATATGACCCCATGCGGGAGAGTGGTCGCACGATATTGCGACCCGCCGAAGGAGCAAGCGCCCCTGCTAAACTCTCAGGCTTTTGGACCGCTGGGTGATGAGACTCTGGAAAGTAGGTAGCTCATAGGCTAGCTCACCGACGATGAAACCTCACAGGCATGGAAGCCTATGCAATAGTGGGGGAATCTTTCAGGTTCCATGACAGAGAGGGGCCAAGTTGCTGGATAGTTATCCAGTATGGTTTGGTCTCGACTCTGAAAAAGGAATCTCTTCATGAGCGATGATTTAAAAACAACTCCCTTGCATGCCCTTCACATTGAACTGGGCGGCAAGATGGTGCCTTTTGCCGGCTATGACATGCCCGTGCAATATCCCTTAGGCGTCAAAAAAGAACATCTCCACACCCGTGAAGCCTGCGGTTTATTTGACGTTTCCCACATGGGGCAAGCCTTACTTAAAGGCGATGATGTTCAAGATGCGATTGAAACTCTCACCCCCAGTGATATCAAGGGTCTTGCGCAAAATGGCATTCGCTATTCATTACTGATGAATGATGAAGGTGGCATCCGCGATGATTTCATGGTGACAAATCGGGGGGATCATCTTTATCTGGTGGTCAATGCAGCCTGTAAAGAAGCCGATTACGCCCATATCGCAGCGAACTTGCCCAACCACACACTGGAAATCTTGGAAGACCGTGCATTACTTGCCCTGCAAGGCCCAAAAGCTGCCGAAGTCCTCAACCGTTTTGCCCCCGGCGTCGATCAGCTGATCTTCATGCAAATGGGGGAATATGATATCGCTGGCATTCCTTGTCTGGTTTCGCGTTCCGGCTATACGGGCGAAGACGGTTATGAAATTTCCGTTCCCAACGACAAGGCCGAAGACCTGGCGCGCAAGCTGTTGGGCGAAGCAGAAGTCGAAGCCATTGGCTTGGGTGCACGCGACAGCCTGCGCCTTGAAGTGGGCCTGTGCCTTTATGGGTCTGACCTTGACACCACCACCTCGCCCATTGAAGGTTCTTTGAACTGGGCAGTGGGCAAACGCCGCCGTATCGATGGGGGCTTTCCCGGTCATGATGTGGTGATGAAACATCTGGCAGAAGGTGTCAGCCGTAAACGTGTCGGCATCAAACCACTGGGGCGCGCCCCTGCACGTGCCCATACGGAAGTGGCCGATAAAGACGGCAACATCATTGGTGAAATTACCTCTGGCGGATTTGGGCCAAGTTTCGAAGGCCCGGTTGCCATGGGCTATGTCAAAACCGAATTTGCCAAAATCGGCACAGAAATTGACTTAATCATTCGCGGCAAGGCTGTTGCAGCTGAAATCGCAAAACTTCCTTTTGTTCCACAACGCTATTACAAGGGCTAAAATCATGGCTATCAAATATACTGAAGATCACGAATGGGTACTGGTTGAAGGTAACATCGCAACTGTCGGCATTACCGATTACGCCCAAAACGCCCTTGGCGATATTGTCTTTGTTGAAACACCCGACGTTGGCCATAGCGTTGACAAAGGCGAAGATTGCGCCGTTGTTGAATCTGTAAAAACAGCCTCTGACGTTTTTGCTCCGCTCACAGGTGAAATCACCGAAGGCAACGCCGCCCTTGAAGATGAACCGGAACTGGTCAACAGCTCGCCGGAAGGCGACGGCTGGTTCTTCAAAATGTCCATCGGTGATGAAGCTGAGCTGGAAAACCTGCTGGATGAAGCGGCATATAAAGAGTTCTGCGAGGGTCTCGATTAATGCGCTATCTCCCTTTATCTGAGGAAGATCGCAAAGACATGCTGGAAGCCATTGGGGTTTCCAGCATTGATGAACTTTATTGTGATGTTCCCGATTCTGTCCTGCTGGACAAAGCGGTTGAAACCCTGCCCACCGTTCGCGGTGAAATGGAAGTTGATCGTGCCATTTCTGCCATGGCAGCGAAAAACACAGGGGCCAATGCGGTGCCGAGTTTCCTTGGCGCAGGGCTTTATCACCACCATGTGCCGGCCACTGTGGATTATATGATCCAGCGCGGCGAATTCCTGACCTCTTATACGCCCTATCAGCCGGAAGTCTCCCAAGGTACCCTGCAATATCTGTTTGAATTCCAAACCCAAGTCGCCATGCTGACCGGGATGGATATTGCCAATGCCTCCATGTATGACGGGGCGACGGCGTGTGCCGAGGCTGTCTTGATGGCCAATCGCGTAACCAAACGCAACAAGGCCATCCTGTCCGGTGGCCTGCATCCGCATTATCGTGATGTGACACGCACCCATGCACATTTTAACGAATTCGACGTGATCTCTGCTGAACCGGATGTGGATAATGTGGAAGACCTGATCGACCTCATTGATGATGAAACATCCTGCGTCGTCGTTCAAACCCCAAGCTTCTTTGGTCATCTTAATGATTACACCAAACTAGGTGAAGCCTGTCATGCCAAGAAAGCCTTGCTGGTTGTTGTCTTTACCGAGGTTCTGTCCCTTGGGGCCTTGAAAACACCGGGTGAGATGGGGGCTGACATTGTGGTTGGTGAAGGCCAATCTGTGGGGAATGCACTGAATTTTGGGGGGCCGACAGTTGGTTTGTTTGCCGTTCGCAAAAAATACCTGCGTCAAATGCCCGGTCGTGTCTGCGGGGAAACCGTGGATGCCGATGGCCGTCGTGGTTATGTGCTGACCCTATCCACGCGGGAACAACATATCCGCCGGGAAAAAGCCACCTCAAACATCTGTACCAACTCCGGCCTGTGTGCGTTGGCCTTTAACATTCACATGACATTGCTGGGTGAAGAAGGTTTGACCAAACTATCGGCCCTCAACCATGCCCGTGCATGTCAGGTTGCCGATAAACTGGCTGAGATTGACGGTGTTGATGTTTTGAACGAGACATTCTTCAACGAATTTACCGTGCGCCTGAATAAGTCTGCCTCAGCTGTGATTGATAGATTGGCTGAGAAAAATGTTCTGGCGGGTGTGCCCGTGCGCCGTCTCTATCAAGATCGCCCGGAGCTGGATGATCTGATGCTGGTCGCGGTCACAGAAACCGCCACAGATGAAGATATTGATGCATTGGTCGCCGCCTTGAAGGAGGAACTGTCATGAGTGATATGCACACCATTACAGGCAATCAGGGCCTTCAGATTGAAGAGCCACTGATCTTTGAACAGGACACACCGGGCAAATGCGGTGTGGACCTGCCCGATGTGCCGAACGTGAAAACCCGTCTGGGCGGTTTGGAACGTGTGGGCAAAATCGGCCTGCCGGGCATGACAGAACCAGATACCGTGCGCCATTACATGCGCTTGAGCCAAAAGAACTATGCCATTGATACAGGGTTTTACCCGCTGGGTTCCTGTACCATGAAACATAACCCGCGCCTGAATGAAAAAATGGCCCGCCTGCCCGGTCTGGCAGACTTGCATCCCTTGCAGCCGCACAGCACGGTACAAGGGGCGTTAGAACTGATTGACCAATGTGCCCATTGGCTCAAGGAACTGACAGGCATGCCTGCGGTCGCCATGAGCCCGGCTGCGGGTGCCCACGGCGAACTTTGCGGTTTGATGGCTGCACGCGCTGCCCATGAAGCCAAGGGCGACCCACGCAAGGTGGTTTTGTGCCCGGAAAGTGCCCATGGTACCAACCCGGCAACCGCTGCGGCCTGTGGTTATAAGGTGGAAAGCATCCCCGCCAATGATCAGGGTCGTGTGGATCTGGACGCCCTGAAAGCTGCCTTGAATGAAGATGTGGCCGCAATCATGCTGACCAACCCCAATACCTGTGGTCTGTTTGAAAGCGACATTGTGGAAATTGCTGAGGCGGTTCACGCTGTTGGCGCTTATTTCTATTGTGACGGGGCGAACCTGAACGCCATTATGGGCCGTGTGCGCCCTGGTGATCTGGGCATCGACTGTATGCATATCAACCTGCACAAAACATTCTCCACCCCCCATGGCGGTGGCGGTCCGGGTTCTGGCCCGACCGTATTGTCTGCAGCCCTTGCACCTTTTGCTCCGGTTCCTTACGTGGTCGATACAGGTGATGGTTTCAAACTGGTGGAACATAAGGCCGATAGCGACCAGCAACCACTGGGCCGTATCAAAGGCTTCCACGGTCAAGTTGGCATGTTCATCCGATCCCTGGCTTATATGATGAGCCACGGCACAGACGGCCTGCGTCAGGCGTCCGGTGATGCAGTGCTGAATGCCAATTACCTGAAAGCCAAACTGGGTGATCTACTCACCGTTTCTTATCCAGACAGCCCGTGTATGCATGAAGTGCTGTTTGATGATCGTTTCTTGAAAGATACCGGGGTCACGACCCTTGATTTCGCCAAGATGATGATCGACGAAGGCGTCCATCCCATGACCATGTACTTCCCACTGGTGGTTCATGGTGCCTTGTTGATGGAACCGACAGAAACCGAAAGCAAAGCCACGCTGGATAACTTCATCCATATGATCCGCGAAATGACGAAAAAGGCTAAGGAAGGCGCTGTGGAAGAGTTCCAAAACGCCCCAATGCTGACACCACGTCGCCGCTTGGATGAAACCCAGGCAGCAAGAAAACCTGTGTTGAAATGGGTACCTGAAGCAGCTGAGTAACATATATCGTCCTCGCACACGCGGGGACCTCTATGTTGCAAGAAGACCCTCAATCAAGTTGAGGATGACCATTAAAAAAGGTCCGGACGATAAAACATCCGGACCTTTTTTATATCATATACGTATTTATTTTAAGCCTGACCGACACATTCCATCAAGGCACAATCCATGGCCTGTTGGCCCGGCATGTTATTAAAGGCGGCAAACTGGAAAGCAGCGTAAAAACGCTCACATTCGCCCAGGCCAATTTCAACGATTTCCTCAATCTCAGTTGCTTTTTCAAAACCACCATTGCCCATCATGATGGTGTGGCGGAAAGCCGGTTTTTTCATCCCTGCCATAACGGCAAAATGGCCGATCCACAGTTTGGCATTGATCGCAGCCAGCAGATCGTTCACATGTGCAGCAGAATGTTGTGGCAAGCGCATATCCATCGAACAGGTCACATGCAGGCACTGATATTGATCGCTCCAGGTAAACTGGATCACGTACGTGCAGTGTTCACCCACACTTTCCATGACATAATCACCATTGCTGATCACTTCCAGAATCCAGCCGCGTTGTTCAGCCAATTGTTCCAGAACGTCGAGACCATGGTTCGGCGTATTTGTCTGTGCCTGTTGAATGAAGTTCATTTTAAAACTGTTCTTTTGTCGTTTGCGTTTGTTCTGGGGGCAACCTGACAATAAAAAAGGTCCTGCGCAAGGGGCTCGTGGAGTCGCCAAAAAGATTCCTGTGGATAAAAATGTGGAACAGTGCGGTATGAAAGTCAGCGACTCGCCAGCCCCCTTTATCCATAGCTAACTTATTTATTTTTTTGCTTTTTTAAGGGCCTCTTCCAGCGCTTCAATTCGCTTGATCAATGCCTCTTGTTCAGAGCGTGCTTTCACCGCCATCGCCTTTACCGCATCAAACTCATCACGGCTGACCACATCCATTTGGGCCATAACCCGTTCAATTTGTTGAGAAATCAGACCGTCAATCTCTTCACGAACCCCGGTTAGTGTGCTCACAGCACCGCTGGCAACTTTAGCCACATCGTCGAAAATACGGTTTTTGCTTTGCATGGATTTCTTCCTTTAACTGGTCCGAATCGGTTGGCCGCATTATGGCATGGCTTTTGTAATGCGCAAGTCTTGCTTGAAGCGCCCCCCCGTTCAGCCCTATAACAGGAGCAGAATTTCAATCCTGATGGGGTGTTAAGAGATGTTTGTGATCACCGGGGGCGCCGGGTTTATCGGCTCCAATATCGTTGCAGAACTGGAAAAACGCTATCCAGATGAAAAACTGGTTGTGGTGGACCGTCTGCGTGATGGTGAAAAGTGGCGCAATATTGCCAAACGCGACCTCTATGACATTGTGCATCCAGACGACCTTTATGACTTTCTGGTGGAATATGTCAAAGACGTGAAGGCAATCTTCCATATGGGGGCGATTTCAGCCACCACAGAGACAGATGCCGACAAGATCATTGATAACAACTTCCGCCTGACCAGTGCCCTATGGGACTGGTGTAGCGATAACAAGGTGCGTTTCATCTATGCCTCCAGTGCCGCCACCTATGGCGATGGCGAAGCGGGTTTCGTGGATGATCAGGACCGCAATAGCCTGTCTAACTTCCTGCCGCTGAATGCCTATGGCTGGTCCAAACATCTGTTTGACCGCACAGTCGCACGCGGGGAAGAAAAACAGGCCCCGACACCGCCGCAATGGGCGGGCCTGAAATTTTTTAATGTCTATGGCCCCAATGAATATCACAAAGGCGGACAAAAAAGTGTGGTTGCCCATGTTTTCCCCGATGCCAAACAAAACCTCATGTGCCGCCTGTTTAAATCCCACCACCCCGATTATGAAGACGGTGGCCAGCTGCGTGATTTTGTATGGGTCGGTGATGTGGTTGACGTCATGATGTGGCTTTATGAAAATCCAACCGTCAGCGGCCTCTTTAATGTGGGCACGGGCAAGGCACGTTCGTTTAAAGACTTGGCGGAATCTGTCTATCAGGCCATGGGGATTGAACCGAAAATTCACTATATCGAAACACCGGAAAATATCCGCGATAAGTACCAATATTACACACAGGCCAATATGGATAAGCTGCGCGCAGCTGGCTATGACAAGCCCTTTACCGAGCTGGAAGACGGTGTGCGTCAATATGTGCAGGATTTCCTGAATCAGGACGATCCGTTTAAATAAACGACGAGTTAAAAAACATGACCCTTGCCATCGCCTTCCCCATGATTGACCCTGTGGCCGTTCAACTTGGTCCCATCGCCATTCGTTGGTACGCCCTTGCCTATATCGCCGGGCTTGTGGGCGGCTGGCAATATATCAAATATCTCACCCAAAAATTCCCCGGCAACATTACCCATGAACAAGTCGATGACTTCCTGTTTTGGGCGACCATTGCTGTGGTGATCGGTGGGCGATTGGGGTATGTGCTATTTTATAATCTGGATTATTTCGCCGCCAACCCCAGTGCCATCTTGCAAGTCTGGAAAGGCGGTATGTCGTTTCACGGTGGCTTCCTTGGGGTGGTTGTTGCGGCCATTCTGTATTGTAAAAAACACAATCTCCCCATGATGACCTTTGGCGATCTGGTCGCCTGTGGCGCGCCCATTGGGTTGTTTTTTGGCCGTATCGCCAATTTCGCCAATTCCGAACTTTATGGCCGCGAAACCGATGTGGCCTGGGGCGTGATCTTCCCCAACGGCGGGCCAAATCCACGCCATCCCAGCCAGCTTTATGAAGCGGCCATGGAAGGGCTGATCCTGTTTATCATCATGTTTGCCATCTCACGTCGTGAATCCTTGCGCCATGCACCGGGCCTGTTTGTCGGGATTTTCATCGCAGGCTACGGTATTGCACGATCCATTGTGGAACTGGTCCGTCAACCCGATGCTCATATCGGTTTCCTCAGTGGCGGCTCCACCATGGGGCAATGGCTGTCAGTACCCATGATCCTCTTTGGGCTGTTCCTGATTGTTCGCGCCTTGAAAAGCCAAAAGACTGAGCGTGCATGAACCAACTGCAACAGCACATTCGCAAGCAGATTGAAACCACAGGCCCCATTTCTGTGGCCGATTATATGATGCAATGCCTGTGTCACCCCAAATATGGCTATTACATGGGGCGCGACCCTTTCGGGCGAGAAGGTGACTTTATCACCGCACCTGAAATCTCCCAGACCTTTGGGGAACTTCTCGGCCTGTGGGCTGCCATCACCTGGCAACAAATGGGAAGCCCCAGCCCCTTTCATCTTGTGGAACTCGGACCGGGACGTGGCACCTTAATGAAAGATGCCCTGCGGGCCACCAAGGCTGTTCCCGGTTTTCAGGATGCTGCCCACATCCATCTGGTAGAAATCAGCCCGGTTTTAAAAGACGTACAGCAAGAAGCCCTGAAAAGTGAACAGATCCACTGGCATGACAGCTTCACCAATGTGCCTGATGGTCCGGCCATTTTCATTGCTAACGAATTTTTTGATGCCCTGCCCATCCGCCAGTTTGAAAAAGGGGAAAAAGGCTGGGCGGAACGTTTTATTGACCTTGATCCTGATACAGATGGTTTGCGCTTTGTGCTGAGGAAAGATGAAGCGGCACGTGCCCTTATGCCTGAAGGTTTAAAAGACAAGCCCGAAGGCGGCTTGTTTGAAGTCTCCCCCATGGGGCAGGCGATCGCCCATGGACTTGGTGCACGGATTACACAGCAAGGCGGGGCC
This sequence is a window from Terasakiella sp. SH-1. Protein-coding genes within it:
- a CDS encoding YbjN domain-containing protein; translation: MNFIQQAQTNTPNHGLDVLEQLAEQRGWILEVISNGDYVMESVGEHCTYVIQFTWSDQYQCLHVTCSMDMRLPQHSAAHVNDLLAAINAKLWIGHFAVMAGMKKPAFRHTIMMGNGGFEKATEIEEIVEIGLGECERFYAAFQFAAFNNMPGQQAMDCALMECVGQA
- a CDS encoding accessory factor UbiK family protein, with amino-acid sequence MQSKNRIFDDVAKVASGAVSTLTGVREEIDGLISQQIERVMAQMDVVSRDEFDAVKAMAVKARSEQEALIKRIEALEEALKKAKK
- the rfaD gene encoding ADP-glyceromanno-heptose 6-epimerase translates to MFVITGGAGFIGSNIVAELEKRYPDEKLVVVDRLRDGEKWRNIAKRDLYDIVHPDDLYDFLVEYVKDVKAIFHMGAISATTETDADKIIDNNFRLTSALWDWCSDNKVRFIYASSAATYGDGEAGFVDDQDRNSLSNFLPLNAYGWSKHLFDRTVARGEEKQAPTPPQWAGLKFFNVYGPNEYHKGGQKSVVAHVFPDAKQNLMCRLFKSHHPDYEDGGQLRDFVWVGDVVDVMMWLYENPTVSGLFNVGTGKARSFKDLAESVYQAMGIEPKIHYIETPENIRDKYQYYTQANMDKLRAAGYDKPFTELEDGVRQYVQDFLNQDDPFK
- the lgt gene encoding prolipoprotein diacylglyceryl transferase, encoding MTLAIAFPMIDPVAVQLGPIAIRWYALAYIAGLVGGWQYIKYLTQKFPGNITHEQVDDFLFWATIAVVIGGRLGYVLFYNLDYFAANPSAILQVWKGGMSFHGGFLGVVVAAILYCKKHNLPMMTFGDLVACGAPIGLFFGRIANFANSELYGRETDVAWGVIFPNGGPNPRHPSQLYEAAMEGLILFIIMFAISRRESLRHAPGLFVGIFIAGYGIARSIVELVRQPDAHIGFLSGGSTMGQWLSVPMILFGLFLIVRALKSQKTERA
- the gcvPB gene encoding aminomethyl-transferring glycine dehydrogenase subunit GcvPB, encoding MSDMHTITGNQGLQIEEPLIFEQDTPGKCGVDLPDVPNVKTRLGGLERVGKIGLPGMTEPDTVRHYMRLSQKNYAIDTGFYPLGSCTMKHNPRLNEKMARLPGLADLHPLQPHSTVQGALELIDQCAHWLKELTGMPAVAMSPAAGAHGELCGLMAARAAHEAKGDPRKVVLCPESAHGTNPATAAACGYKVESIPANDQGRVDLDALKAALNEDVAAIMLTNPNTCGLFESDIVEIAEAVHAVGAYFYCDGANLNAIMGRVRPGDLGIDCMHINLHKTFSTPHGGGGPGSGPTVLSAALAPFAPVPYVVDTGDGFKLVEHKADSDQQPLGRIKGFHGQVGMFIRSLAYMMSHGTDGLRQASGDAVLNANYLKAKLGDLLTVSYPDSPCMHEVLFDDRFLKDTGVTTLDFAKMMIDEGVHPMTMYFPLVVHGALLMEPTETESKATLDNFIHMIREMTKKAKEGAVEEFQNAPMLTPRRRLDETQAARKPVLKWVPEAAE
- the gcvPA gene encoding aminomethyl-transferring glycine dehydrogenase subunit GcvPA; the encoded protein is MRYLPLSEEDRKDMLEAIGVSSIDELYCDVPDSVLLDKAVETLPTVRGEMEVDRAISAMAAKNTGANAVPSFLGAGLYHHHVPATVDYMIQRGEFLTSYTPYQPEVSQGTLQYLFEFQTQVAMLTGMDIANASMYDGATACAEAVLMANRVTKRNKAILSGGLHPHYRDVTRTHAHFNEFDVISAEPDVDNVEDLIDLIDDETSCVVVQTPSFFGHLNDYTKLGEACHAKKALLVVVFTEVLSLGALKTPGEMGADIVVGEGQSVGNALNFGGPTVGLFAVRKKYLRQMPGRVCGETVDADGRRGYVLTLSTREQHIRREKATSNICTNSGLCALAFNIHMTLLGEEGLTKLSALNHARACQVADKLAEIDGVDVLNETFFNEFTVRLNKSASAVIDRLAEKNVLAGVPVRRLYQDRPELDDLMLVAVTETATDEDIDALVAALKEELS